From a single Brassica oleracea var. oleracea cultivar TO1000 chromosome C5, BOL, whole genome shotgun sequence genomic region:
- the LOC106292560 gene encoding thaumatin-like protein translates to MASLNLFTFAFLLLISHASASTVVFLNKCRYPVWPGIQPSAGQNILAGGGFKLPANKAYTLQLPPLWSGRFWGRHGCTFDRSGRGRCATGDCGGSLTCNGAGGSPPATLAEITLGQELDFYDVSLVDGYNLAMSIMPVKGRGQCSYAGCVSDLNRMCPVGLQVRSRNGKRVLACKSACSAFNSPQYCCTGTFGNPLTCKPTSYSKIFKVACPKAYSYAYDDPTSIATCSKANYIVTFCPHHRR, encoded by the exons ATGGCTTCACTAAACCTCTTCACCTTCGCTTTCCTTCTTCTTATCTCTCACGCTTCAG CTTCAACGGTCGTATTCCTCAACAAATGCAGATATCCAGTGTGGCCAGGCATCCAGCCCAGCGCCGGCCAAAACATACTCGCCGGCGGTGGATTTAAGCTTCCTGCTAACAAAGCCTACACCCTTCAGCTCCCACCGCTTTGGTCCGGCCGCTTCTGGGGTCGCCACGGCTGCACATTTGACAGATCTGGCCGTGGTCGCTGCGCCACCGGAGATTGCGGCGGTTCTCTCACCTGCAACGGTGCCGGCGGTTCACCTCCGGCCACTCTCGCAGAAATCACCCTCGGACAAGAGCTTGACTTCTATGACGTCAGCCTCGTCGACGG TTATAACCTCGCTATGTCGATAATGCCGGTGAAAGGTAGAGGTCAATGTAGCTACGCCGGTTGTGTAAGCGATCTAAACCGGATGTGTCCGGTTGGGTTACAAGTCCGGTCACGCAACGGGAAACGGGTGTTAGCCTGTAAAAGCGCTTGCTCTGCCTTCAACTCACCACAGTACTGTTGTACCGGCACGTTCGGTAACCCGCTCACCTGCAAGCCAACTTCTTACTCCAAAATCTTCAAGGTCGCTTGCCCTAAAGCTTATTCTTACGCTTACGACGACCCAACCAGCATCGCAACTTGTTCCAAGGCTAACTACATCGTCACCTTTTGCCCTCACCATCGCCGTTAA